Proteins encoded together in one Cellulomonas gilvus ATCC 13127 window:
- a CDS encoding AzlC family ABC transporter permease codes for MTDDERRDVRAARRQALSVALATGLYGVSFGALSVTAGLDLAQTMALSLLMFSGGSQFAFIGVVGAGGTAGAAVATAGLLGVRNGLYGPQVAPLLAVRGPRRLLAAQLTIDESTAVGTAHPPGPAARAGFWWTGVGVFVLWNLCTLGGAMLGDALGDPRRYGLDAAAAAAFLALVWPRLSGEHARLARVVAGAAVVAALMTTPVLPAGVPVLLAAAVAIGVGMLAPTDARGEA; via the coding sequence GTGACGGACGACGAGCGGCGCGACGTGCGCGCGGCCCGCCGCCAGGCGCTCTCGGTCGCGCTGGCCACCGGCCTGTACGGCGTGTCCTTCGGCGCGCTCTCGGTGACCGCGGGCCTGGACCTCGCGCAGACCATGGCGCTGTCGCTCCTCATGTTCTCGGGCGGCTCGCAGTTCGCGTTCATCGGCGTGGTCGGTGCGGGCGGCACGGCCGGCGCGGCCGTCGCGACCGCCGGGCTGCTGGGCGTGCGCAACGGCCTGTACGGGCCGCAGGTCGCACCCCTGCTCGCGGTGCGCGGGCCCCGCCGTCTGCTGGCCGCGCAGCTCACGATCGACGAGTCGACCGCCGTCGGGACGGCGCACCCGCCCGGGCCAGCCGCGCGGGCCGGGTTCTGGTGGACCGGGGTCGGCGTGTTCGTGCTGTGGAACCTGTGCACGCTCGGGGGCGCGATGCTCGGCGACGCGCTGGGCGATCCGCGGCGGTACGGGCTCGACGCCGCCGCGGCCGCCGCGTTCCTCGCGCTCGTGTGGCCGCGTCTGTCGGGTGAGCACGCGCGGCTCGCGCGCGTCGTCGCGGGTGCCGCCGTGGTGGCCGCGCTGATGACCACGCCCGTGCTGCCCGCTGGCGTCCCCGTGCTCCTGGCCGCCGCGGTCGCGATCGGCGTCGGCATGCTCGCGCCCACCGACGCCCGGGGCGAGGCATGA
- a CDS encoding S8 family serine peptidase → MSMRSRVTNDPEGRTAAPPPAVRGRAGRTRRRSTGHAVAACTAALALVVAGGVQATAAVTAAPDGSSVQSGPARAEFEGYVGYGKDLGVTAAVDTPKATGLGPVGTPGHDTPDVPGTTTPTRRALPSVAPLPSAPDADAVAAVRARIARDGEARVTVTAAGSLRRDLGRTAASLSAQHELTDQAQAGLDATLRGTGARLEGLDPLLPAGVWTITREGLDALLADARVGSVSLDGHAEANLASSTGVIDSDLLNAAGMLGNDFDGATGGAYQVAVIDSGVDGGHAAFTGRIVSQACYVTDSSCPGGTNASTAVGSGEECTHSTDCDHGTHVASIAAGQSFTGGHEGVARGAGIVAVKVAQDNPSSARWTAQFSSINNALARVWTLKTSTNPKIVSVNLSIGTDTVFAPGDAACAAVSPTTNTWFSLLQGQGVAVVVAAGNNGSSTGMSFPGCLTTAFAVGATSDTDVPASFTNSTSDLRWWAPGVGIDAAVPTGTNHASKNGTSMAAPHVTGAFALLRECVDGNGVPLTNAAAAANLDATGVDVTRAGVTRKRINVLDAATRTVNNNDFAAAEVLTGNGPLNDFDFTVCSDAEPGEPGPFSVDNGVWWRWTPATTGTATISTEDNGTNVTTFDTTLTVYTGATLATLTPVAWDDDSGTGARSLVQLPVNGGTTYRIKVDGFAATNGLLNLHVENGPPPLCFGVAATLVGTPGADVLTGTAGDDVVVAGAGDDRIRGLAGNDRICGDAGDDTVLGGDGTDLVLGGSGADTIRGEAGDDTLVGNPGSGSTDDVGDLIEGGPGNDFLDGWTGDDTLAGGPGDDQIRGEAGTDTVTYAASTTAVQIDLAIKVATGEGSDTFVGVENATGSSFGDRVRGSNLPNVLRGGPGHDKVGGVGGPDVLYGGPGNDQVRGGLGMDRLYGEDGNDSLYAEDGEDSADGGPGKDVVDGGTDTDVVHGGTGDDTVRGGTGDDRVYGDDGHDKAFGDAGRDKVYGGNGNDGLTGGNGVDSCSGGAGTDTGASCESITGIP, encoded by the coding sequence ATGAGCATGCGCTCACGCGTGACGAACGACCCGGAGGGCCGCACTGCGGCCCCTCCCCCTGCGGTCCGCGGTCGTGCGGGCCGGACCCGCCGACGCAGCACCGGCCACGCCGTCGCGGCCTGTACGGCCGCGTTGGCGCTCGTGGTCGCGGGCGGCGTCCAGGCCACCGCGGCGGTCACGGCTGCTCCCGACGGCTCGTCGGTCCAGTCCGGACCTGCGCGCGCCGAGTTCGAGGGGTACGTCGGCTACGGGAAGGACCTCGGCGTGACCGCCGCGGTCGACACCCCGAAGGCCACCGGGCTCGGCCCGGTCGGCACGCCGGGGCACGACACGCCGGACGTCCCGGGGACGACCACGCCGACGCGCCGCGCGCTCCCGTCGGTCGCGCCGCTGCCGTCCGCACCGGACGCCGACGCGGTGGCCGCGGTGCGCGCGCGGATCGCACGGGACGGCGAGGCGCGCGTCACGGTGACCGCCGCGGGCTCGCTCCGCCGCGACCTCGGCCGCACGGCCGCATCCCTGTCCGCGCAGCACGAGCTCACCGACCAGGCGCAGGCCGGCCTCGACGCGACGCTGCGCGGCACGGGCGCACGTCTCGAGGGACTCGACCCGCTGCTGCCCGCGGGGGTCTGGACCATCACGCGCGAGGGCCTCGACGCGCTCCTGGCAGACGCGCGCGTCGGCTCGGTGTCGCTGGACGGGCACGCCGAGGCGAACCTCGCCTCGAGCACGGGCGTCATCGACTCCGACCTGCTCAACGCCGCCGGGATGCTGGGCAACGACTTCGACGGAGCCACGGGCGGGGCGTACCAGGTCGCCGTCATCGACTCGGGCGTGGACGGCGGGCACGCCGCGTTCACGGGCCGCATCGTCTCGCAGGCGTGCTACGTCACGGACTCGTCGTGCCCCGGCGGCACCAACGCGTCCACGGCCGTCGGCAGCGGCGAGGAGTGCACGCACTCCACCGACTGCGACCACGGCACGCACGTCGCGAGCATCGCGGCGGGCCAGTCGTTCACGGGCGGCCACGAGGGCGTCGCCCGCGGCGCCGGGATCGTGGCGGTCAAGGTCGCGCAGGACAACCCGTCGAGCGCGCGCTGGACGGCCCAGTTCTCGTCGATCAACAACGCGCTCGCCCGCGTGTGGACGCTCAAGACGTCGACGAACCCGAAGATCGTCTCGGTCAACCTGAGCATCGGCACCGACACCGTGTTCGCCCCGGGGGACGCGGCCTGCGCCGCGGTCTCGCCGACGACGAACACGTGGTTCTCGCTGCTGCAGGGCCAGGGCGTGGCCGTGGTGGTCGCGGCCGGCAACAACGGGAGCAGCACCGGGATGAGCTTCCCGGGCTGCCTCACCACGGCCTTCGCGGTCGGCGCGACGAGCGACACGGACGTCCCCGCGTCGTTCACCAACTCGACGTCCGACCTGCGGTGGTGGGCGCCGGGAGTCGGTATCGACGCGGCGGTCCCCACCGGGACCAACCACGCGTCCAAGAACGGCACCTCCATGGCCGCGCCGCACGTCACGGGTGCGTTCGCGCTCCTGCGCGAGTGTGTCGACGGCAACGGCGTGCCCCTCACCAACGCCGCGGCGGCCGCGAACCTGGACGCGACCGGCGTGGACGTCACGCGTGCGGGCGTGACCAGGAAGCGGATCAACGTGCTCGACGCGGCGACCCGCACCGTCAACAACAACGACTTCGCCGCCGCCGAGGTGCTCACGGGCAACGGCCCGTTGAACGACTTCGACTTCACGGTCTGCTCCGACGCGGAGCCCGGCGAACCGGGACCGTTCAGCGTCGACAACGGCGTCTGGTGGCGGTGGACGCCGGCCACCACCGGCACGGCGACGATCTCCACCGAGGACAACGGCACGAACGTCACGACGTTCGACACGACGCTCACGGTGTACACGGGCGCCACGCTCGCCACGCTCACGCCCGTGGCGTGGGACGACGACTCCGGGACGGGCGCACGCAGCCTGGTGCAGCTGCCGGTCAACGGCGGGACCACCTACCGCATCAAGGTGGACGGGTTCGCGGCGACCAACGGCCTGCTCAACCTGCACGTCGAGAACGGACCGCCGCCGCTGTGCTTCGGCGTCGCGGCGACACTCGTCGGGACTCCGGGTGCCGACGTGCTCACGGGCACCGCGGGCGACGACGTCGTCGTGGCCGGCGCGGGCGACGACCGCATCCGGGGCCTGGCGGGCAACGACCGGATCTGCGGCGACGCGGGTGACGACACCGTGCTGGGCGGCGACGGCACCGACCTGGTCCTCGGCGGCTCGGGGGCGGACACGATCCGTGGCGAGGCGGGCGACGACACGCTCGTCGGCAACCCCGGCTCAGGCTCGACCGACGACGTCGGCGACCTCATCGAGGGCGGCCCGGGGAACGACTTCCTGGACGGCTGGACCGGCGACGACACCCTGGCCGGAGGCCCGGGTGACGACCAGATCCGCGGCGAGGCGGGCACCGACACGGTGACGTACGCGGCCTCGACCACGGCGGTGCAGATCGACCTGGCGATCAAGGTGGCGACCGGCGAGGGCTCCGACACGTTCGTCGGCGTCGAGAACGCGACCGGCTCGTCGTTCGGCGACCGGGTGCGGGGCAGCAACCTGCCCAACGTCCTGCGCGGCGGTCCCGGTCACGACAAGGTCGGCGGCGTGGGCGGTCCGGACGTGCTGTACGGCGGCCCGGGCAACGACCAGGTCCGCGGCGGGCTCGGGATGGACCGGCTCTACGGCGAGGACGGCAACGACTCGCTGTACGCGGAGGACGGCGAGGACTCCGCGGACGGCGGGCCCGGCAAGGACGTCGTCGACGGCGGCACGGACACCGACGTCGTGCACGGCGGCACCGGTGACGACACGGTGCGCGGCGGCACGGGTGACGACCGGGTCTACGGCGACGACGGCCACGACAAGGCCTTCGGCGACGCGGGCCGCGACAAGGTCTACGGCGGCAACGGGAACGACGGCCTCACCGGCGGCAACGGCGTCGACTCGTGCTCCGGCGGCGCCGGGACCGATACGGGCGCCTCGTGCGAGTCGATCACGGGCATCCCGTGA
- a CDS encoding GNAT family N-acetyltransferase, translated as MTLFRETADVSVRPAVPGDEAAIVAIQVGAWRRAHGDLLGGALDALDLDAMTRQWEAAVLAPPAGHRVLVACDGATVVGFASVAPVPSADPAGAPGGLLHALEVDPEHQRGGHGSRLLAACVDLLRQDGADQILTWVLDGDTARAQFLQGAGLGPDETVRELASGPLPDGGERTVREHRWWATI; from the coding sequence GTGACGCTCTTCCGGGAGACCGCCGACGTCTCGGTGCGGCCCGCGGTGCCGGGCGACGAGGCGGCGATCGTCGCGATCCAGGTCGGGGCGTGGCGTCGCGCGCACGGCGACCTCCTGGGCGGCGCGCTCGACGCGCTGGACCTCGACGCGATGACGCGCCAGTGGGAGGCCGCGGTGCTGGCACCGCCGGCCGGGCACCGGGTGCTCGTCGCGTGCGACGGCGCGACCGTTGTCGGGTTCGCCTCGGTCGCACCGGTGCCCTCGGCCGACCCGGCGGGCGCGCCGGGCGGGCTGCTGCACGCGCTCGAGGTCGACCCCGAGCACCAGCGGGGCGGCCACGGGTCGCGGCTGCTCGCGGCGTGCGTGGACCTGCTGCGGCAGGACGGCGCGGACCAGATCCTCACGTGGGTGCTCGACGGCGACACCGCGCGCGCACAGTTCCTGCAGGGCGCGGGCCTCGGCCCCGACGAGACCGTGCGTGAGCTCGCATCCGGGCCGCTGCCCGACGGCGGCGAGCGCACGGTCCGCGAGCACCGGTGGTGGGCGACCATCTGA
- a CDS encoding M16 family metallopeptidase — translation MPLDLPLVRPGHPDAEQAAGQDGDAHVRRSVLPGGVRVLTEHMPGLRSATVGAWVGVGSRDEESGHFGSTHFLEHLLFKGTARRSAMDIAEAFDAVGGEANAATGKEHTCYYARVLDTDLPMAVDVITDMVTSARLEADELETERGVILEELAMNDDDPSDVVHEQFASVVLGEHPLGRPIGGTPDTIRAVPRDAVWEHYRWHYQPSSLVVSAAGGVDHDALCAQVAEALAAGGWDLAAQAEPRGRRAPAAGIVAGAEGLPASGVERSVRRPTEQANVIVGCTSLTATDDRRFTLSVLNAVLGGGMSSRLFQEVREKRGLAYSTYSFASGHSDTGVFGLYAGCTPGKVDEVVALMVAEWERLAAEPISPAELARSVGQLSGGLVLGMEDSGSRMSRLGKAELVHGELLSIDESLERVRAVTVADVQELAAELASRPRSIVRVGPFGD, via the coding sequence GTGCCGCTCGACCTTCCGCTCGTGCGTCCGGGTCACCCGGACGCCGAGCAGGCCGCCGGGCAGGACGGCGACGCCCACGTGCGTCGTTCGGTCCTGCCCGGCGGGGTCCGGGTCCTGACCGAGCACATGCCGGGTCTGCGCTCCGCCACGGTGGGTGCCTGGGTCGGCGTGGGCTCGCGTGACGAGGAGTCGGGCCACTTCGGCTCGACGCACTTCCTCGAGCACCTGCTGTTCAAGGGCACCGCGCGCCGGTCCGCGATGGACATCGCCGAGGCGTTCGACGCCGTCGGCGGCGAGGCGAACGCCGCGACCGGCAAGGAGCACACGTGCTACTACGCGCGCGTGCTCGACACCGACCTGCCCATGGCGGTCGACGTGATCACCGACATGGTGACCTCGGCACGGCTCGAGGCCGACGAGCTCGAGACCGAGCGCGGCGTGATCCTCGAAGAGCTCGCCATGAACGACGACGACCCGAGCGACGTCGTGCACGAGCAGTTCGCGTCCGTCGTGCTGGGTGAGCACCCGCTCGGCCGGCCCATCGGCGGAACCCCGGACACCATCCGCGCGGTCCCGCGTGACGCGGTGTGGGAGCACTACCGGTGGCACTACCAGCCGTCCTCGCTCGTCGTGAGCGCGGCCGGTGGCGTCGACCACGACGCGCTGTGCGCGCAGGTCGCCGAGGCGCTCGCCGCGGGTGGCTGGGACCTCGCCGCGCAGGCCGAGCCGCGCGGCCGTCGTGCACCGGCCGCGGGTATCGTCGCCGGCGCCGAAGGGCTGCCCGCGAGCGGCGTCGAGCGCTCGGTGCGTCGCCCGACCGAGCAGGCGAACGTCATCGTCGGCTGCACGTCGCTCACCGCGACGGACGACCGACGGTTCACGCTCTCGGTGCTCAACGCCGTGCTCGGCGGCGGCATGTCGTCGCGCCTGTTCCAGGAGGTGCGCGAGAAGCGGGGCCTGGCGTACTCGACGTACTCGTTCGCATCCGGCCACTCCGACACCGGGGTGTTCGGCCTGTACGCGGGCTGCACGCCGGGCAAGGTCGACGAGGTCGTCGCGCTCATGGTCGCCGAGTGGGAGCGGCTCGCGGCCGAGCCCATCAGCCCGGCCGAGCTCGCCCGCTCGGTCGGTCAGCTCTCGGGCGGGCTCGTGCTCGGCATGGAGGACTCCGGTTCGCGGATGAGCCGGCTCGGCAAGGCCGAGCTGGTGCACGGCGAGCTGCTCAGCATCGACGAGTCGCTCGAACGCGTGCGTGCGGTCACGGTCGCGGACGTGCAGGAGCTCGCCGCCGAGCTCGCGTCGCGACCCCGTTCCATCGTGCGCGTCGGCCCCTTCGGGGACTGA
- a CDS encoding polyribonucleotide nucleotidyltransferase has protein sequence MEGPEIQFAEAVIDNGRFGTRTVRFETGRLAKQAAGSAAAYLDGDTMLLSATTAGKHPKEQFDFFPLTIDVEERQYAAGKIPGSFFRREGRPSTEAILACRLVDRPLRPLFVKGLRNEVQVVITVLAIHPDDAYDVLAINAASISTQLSGLPFSGPVGGVRIALVDGQWVAFPRYSERERATFDMVVAGRVVTAADGSSDVAIAMIEAEAPEKSWNLIQEGATAPTEEIVAAGLDAAKPFIRVLVEAQAELAAKAAKETQVFPTFPDYQADAYDAVEAASAGPLGEALSIADKQTRENRLDEIKAEVVAQLAEQFAGREKELSAAYRSVQKKLIRQRILTDGFRIDGRGLRDIRTLGAEVEVLPRVHGSALFERGETQILGVTTLNMLRMEQQLDTLSPETRKRYMHNYNFPPYSTGETGRVGSPKRREIGHGALAERALMPVLPSREEFPYAIRQVSEALGSNGSTSMGSVCASTLSLLNAGVPLRAPVAGIAMGLVSDTVDGQTRYAALTDILGAEDAFGDMDFKVAGTREFVTAIQLDTKLEGIPASVLAGALTQAKEARLAILDVIAEAIDVPDEMSPFAPRVITVKVPVDKIGEVIGPKGKMINQIQEETGADISIEDDGTVYIGATDGPSAEAARAAINAIANPHMPEIGERFVGTVVKTTTFGAFISLSPGKDGLLHISQIRKLVGGKRVENVEDVLAVGQKVQVEIGEIDPRGKLSLHAVIDEAAEQAGADDAEKADA, from the coding sequence GTGGAGGGTCCCGAGATCCAGTTCGCCGAGGCCGTGATCGACAACGGTCGCTTCGGCACCCGCACCGTCCGCTTCGAGACGGGCCGCCTGGCCAAGCAGGCCGCCGGCTCCGCCGCCGCCTACCTGGACGGCGACACGATGCTGCTGTCGGCCACCACGGCCGGCAAGCACCCCAAGGAGCAGTTCGACTTCTTCCCGCTGACGATCGACGTCGAGGAGCGGCAGTACGCCGCCGGCAAGATCCCCGGCTCGTTCTTCCGCCGTGAGGGCCGTCCCTCGACCGAGGCGATCCTGGCGTGCCGCCTGGTGGACCGCCCGCTGCGCCCGCTGTTCGTCAAGGGCCTGCGCAACGAGGTCCAGGTCGTCATCACGGTCCTGGCGATCCACCCCGACGACGCGTACGACGTGCTCGCGATCAACGCCGCGTCGATCTCGACGCAGCTGTCGGGCCTGCCGTTCTCCGGCCCCGTCGGTGGCGTGCGCATCGCGCTCGTCGACGGCCAGTGGGTCGCGTTCCCGCGCTACTCCGAGCGTGAGCGCGCGACGTTCGACATGGTCGTCGCGGGCCGCGTCGTGACCGCCGCCGACGGCTCGTCGGACGTCGCGATCGCGATGATCGAGGCCGAGGCGCCCGAGAAGTCGTGGAACCTCATCCAGGAGGGTGCGACCGCGCCCACCGAGGAGATCGTCGCGGCGGGTCTGGACGCGGCCAAGCCGTTCATCCGGGTCCTGGTCGAGGCGCAGGCCGAGCTCGCCGCGAAGGCCGCCAAGGAGACCCAGGTCTTCCCGACGTTCCCGGACTACCAGGCCGACGCGTACGACGCGGTCGAGGCCGCGTCCGCCGGTCCGCTGGGCGAGGCCCTGTCGATCGCCGACAAGCAGACGCGCGAGAACCGGCTCGACGAGATCAAGGCCGAGGTCGTGGCCCAGCTCGCCGAGCAGTTCGCGGGCCGTGAGAAGGAGCTGTCGGCCGCGTACCGGTCCGTGCAGAAGAAGCTCATCCGCCAGCGCATCCTCACCGACGGCTTCCGGATCGACGGCCGTGGCCTGCGGGACATCCGCACGCTCGGTGCCGAGGTCGAGGTCCTGCCCCGCGTGCACGGCTCGGCGCTGTTCGAGCGTGGCGAGACGCAGATCCTGGGCGTCACGACGCTGAACATGCTCCGCATGGAGCAGCAGCTCGACACGCTCTCCCCGGAGACGCGCAAGCGCTACATGCACAACTACAACTTCCCGCCGTACTCGACCGGTGAGACCGGCCGCGTGGGTTCGCCCAAGCGCCGCGAGATCGGTCACGGCGCGCTCGCCGAGCGCGCGCTCATGCCGGTCCTGCCGAGCCGCGAGGAGTTCCCCTACGCGATCCGTCAGGTCTCCGAGGCCCTCGGGTCGAACGGCTCGACCTCGATGGGCTCGGTGTGCGCCTCGACGCTGTCGCTGCTCAACGCGGGTGTGCCGCTGCGTGCGCCCGTCGCGGGCATCGCGATGGGTCTGGTCTCCGACACGGTCGACGGCCAGACGCGCTACGCGGCGCTCACGGACATCCTCGGGGCCGAGGACGCGTTCGGTGACATGGACTTCAAGGTCGCCGGCACGCGCGAGTTCGTCACCGCGATCCAGCTCGACACCAAGCTCGAGGGCATCCCGGCCTCGGTGCTGGCCGGTGCGCTGACGCAGGCCAAGGAGGCGCGCCTGGCGATCCTCGACGTCATCGCCGAGGCGATCGACGTGCCCGACGAGATGAGCCCGTTCGCGCCGCGCGTCATCACGGTGAAGGTCCCGGTCGACAAGATCGGCGAGGTCATCGGCCCGAAGGGCAAGATGATCAACCAGATCCAGGAGGAGACCGGCGCCGACATCTCGATCGAGGACGACGGCACGGTCTACATCGGCGCCACCGACGGTCCGTCGGCGGAGGCCGCGCGCGCGGCGATCAACGCGATCGCCAACCCGCACATGCCGGAGATCGGGGAGCGCTTCGTCGGCACGGTCGTCAAGACCACGACGTTCGGCGCGTTCATCTCGCTCTCGCCGGGCAAGGACGGTCTGCTGCACATCAGCCAGATCCGCAAGCTCGTGGGCGGCAAGCGCGTCGAGAACGTCGAGGACGTCCTGGCCGTCGGCCAGAAGGTCCAGGTCGAGATCGGTGAGATCGACCCCCGCGGCAAGCTCTCGCTGCACGCCGTGATCGACGAGGCGGCCGAGCAGGCCGGTGCCGACGACGCCGAGAAGGCCGACGCCTGA
- a CDS encoding AzlD domain-containing protein: MSPAAVWLAVVAGAAVVLAIKLVGHLVPEHWLAQPRVARTAALVTVALLSALVAVQAVAQGQDLVADARLPALAVAAVALALRAPFVVVVLLAAGTAALLRALGMP, translated from the coding sequence ATGAGCCCGGCCGCGGTGTGGCTCGCCGTGGTCGCCGGTGCGGCCGTCGTGCTCGCGATCAAGCTCGTCGGCCACCTGGTGCCCGAGCACTGGCTCGCGCAGCCCCGCGTCGCGCGCACGGCCGCGCTCGTCACCGTGGCGCTGCTGTCCGCGCTGGTCGCCGTGCAGGCGGTCGCACAGGGGCAGGACCTGGTCGCCGACGCGCGCCTGCCCGCGCTCGCGGTCGCCGCCGTCGCCCTCGCGCTGCGCGCGCCCTTCGTCGTCGTCGTGCTGCTCGCCGCGGGGACGGCTGCGCTGCTGCGCGCGCTGGGCATGCCCTGA
- the dapB gene encoding 4-hydroxy-tetrahydrodipicolinate reductase, with translation MGEQIRVAVLGAAGRMGATTVRAVQEAPDLELVAALDADADLARVAAAGAQVAIDFTVPSVTEGNVHALVDAGVHAVVGTTGWDEAALARVRDHLADRPGVGVLVAPNFALGAVLTMHFARQAARWFESVEVVELHHPEKVDAPSGTARHTAQGIAEARRAAGLGPVPDATTQSLDGARGADVDGVRVHAVRLRGLVAHEEVLLGNAGEQLTIRHDSFDRVSFMPGVLLGVRRVVGRPGLTVGLEHLLDLA, from the coding sequence GTGGGTGAGCAGATCCGGGTGGCCGTGCTGGGCGCGGCGGGACGCATGGGTGCGACGACGGTGCGAGCCGTCCAGGAGGCGCCGGACCTCGAGCTGGTCGCGGCGCTCGACGCCGACGCCGACCTCGCACGCGTGGCCGCGGCGGGTGCCCAGGTCGCGATCGACTTCACCGTCCCGTCGGTGACCGAGGGCAACGTGCACGCGCTCGTGGACGCCGGTGTGCACGCGGTGGTCGGCACCACGGGGTGGGACGAGGCGGCCCTGGCGCGCGTGCGTGACCACCTGGCCGACCGGCCGGGAGTCGGTGTGCTGGTAGCCCCGAACTTCGCCCTGGGCGCCGTGCTCACCATGCACTTCGCGCGGCAGGCCGCGCGGTGGTTCGAGTCCGTCGAGGTGGTCGAGCTGCACCACCCGGAGAAGGTCGACGCGCCGTCGGGCACCGCGCGGCACACCGCGCAGGGGATCGCCGAGGCGCGGCGGGCCGCGGGCCTGGGGCCCGTGCCCGACGCGACCACGCAGTCGCTCGACGGTGCGCGCGGTGCCGACGTGGACGGCGTGCGCGTGCACGCCGTCCGGCTGCGCGGCCTCGTCGCGCACGAGGAGGTGCTGCTCGGCAACGCGGGTGAGCAGCTGACCATCCGGCACGACTCGTTCGACCGGGTCTCGTTCATGCCGGGCGTGCTGCTGGGCGTGCGCAGGGTCGTCGGGCGTCCCGGCCTGACCGTGGGGCTCGAGCACCTGCTCGACCTGGCCTGA
- the rpsO gene encoding 30S ribosomal protein S15, translating into MSLDAATKQAIMTEYATHEGDTGSPEVQIAVLTQRIKDLTEHLKEHKHDHHSRRGLLLLVGRRRRLLGYLQKIDINRYRSIIERLGLRR; encoded by the coding sequence GTGTCCCTCGACGCCGCCACCAAGCAGGCCATCATGACCGAGTACGCCACGCACGAGGGCGACACCGGTTCCCCCGAGGTCCAGATCGCTGTCCTGACGCAGCGCATCAAGGACCTGACCGAGCACCTCAAGGAGCACAAGCACGACCACCACAGCCGCCGCGGCCTGCTGCTGCTCGTGGGTCGTCGTCGCCGACTGCTCGGCTACCTGCAGAAGATCGACATCAACCGGTACCGCTCGATCATCGAGCGCCTCGGTCTGCGTCGCTGA
- a CDS encoding NAD-dependent succinate-semialdehyde dehydrogenase codes for MSTDDAVPLPPTVAAHVPTGLLIGGRWRPSTSARTFEVRDPATTDVLFDVADATPQDALAALEAASDASDEWRDVAPRDRSELLRAVFETMTARAGDLAALITAEGGKPLAEARAEVAYGADYVRWYAEQAVRADGLARRAPAGGGHQLVLTRPVGPALLVTPWNFPLAMVARKLAPALAAGCSVVVKPAQLAPLTTAYLAEIVRAELAERGLPTGVVNVIPSSDARAVTEPLLADPRLRKLSFTGSTQVGVTLLRGAAQHVLRTSMELGGNAPFLVFDDADLDAAVAGAVQAKMRNAGQTCVAANRFLVQRGVAEEFTRRLVAAFDGLVVGHGAARGTSVGPLIESAAVDRVEHAVSAAHDAGARIRLGGERPRRRGHFYAPTVLDRVAPDDPLVTEEVFGPVAPVLTFDDEADAVRQANATPYGLVAYAFTRDVDRVLRLAEHLEAGMVGINRGIVSDASAPFGGVKHSGLGREGGEAGLEEYVERVYVAL; via the coding sequence ATGAGCACCGACGACGCCGTCCCCCTGCCGCCCACGGTCGCCGCGCACGTCCCGACGGGGCTGCTGATCGGTGGCCGCTGGCGGCCGTCGACGAGCGCACGGACGTTCGAGGTGCGGGACCCCGCGACCACGGACGTGCTGTTCGACGTCGCGGACGCGACGCCGCAGGACGCGCTCGCCGCGCTCGAGGCCGCGAGCGACGCGTCCGACGAGTGGCGCGACGTGGCCCCGCGGGACCGCTCCGAGCTGCTGCGCGCGGTGTTCGAGACGATGACCGCGCGCGCGGGCGACCTCGCGGCACTCATCACCGCCGAGGGCGGCAAGCCCCTGGCCGAGGCGCGCGCCGAGGTCGCCTACGGCGCCGACTACGTGCGCTGGTACGCCGAGCAGGCCGTGCGGGCCGACGGGCTCGCACGGCGCGCGCCCGCGGGCGGCGGTCACCAGCTGGTGCTGACCCGCCCGGTGGGACCCGCGCTCCTGGTCACGCCGTGGAACTTCCCGCTGGCCATGGTCGCGCGCAAGCTCGCGCCCGCGCTCGCGGCGGGGTGCAGCGTCGTCGTGAAGCCCGCGCAGCTGGCCCCGCTGACCACCGCGTACCTCGCCGAGATCGTCCGCGCGGAGCTCGCCGAACGGGGGTTGCCGACGGGCGTGGTCAACGTGATCCCGTCGAGCGACGCGCGTGCGGTCACCGAGCCGCTGCTCGCGGACCCGCGGCTGCGCAAGCTGTCGTTCACGGGGTCGACGCAGGTCGGCGTCACGCTGCTGCGCGGGGCGGCCCAGCACGTGCTGCGCACGTCGATGGAGCTCGGGGGCAACGCCCCGTTCCTGGTGTTCGACGACGCGGACCTCGACGCGGCCGTCGCGGGTGCGGTGCAGGCCAAGATGCGCAACGCGGGCCAGACGTGCGTCGCGGCGAACCGGTTCCTGGTGCAGCGGGGCGTCGCCGAGGAGTTCACCCGGCGGCTCGTCGCGGCGTTCGACGGGCTCGTCGTGGGGCACGGCGCCGCGCGGGGCACGAGCGTCGGCCCGCTGATCGAGTCCGCGGCGGTGGACCGGGTCGAGCACGCGGTGTCCGCCGCGCACGACGCGGGGGCGCGCATCCGGCTCGGGGGCGAGCGCCCGCGGCGGCGCGGGCACTTCTACGCGCCCACCGTGCTGGACCGCGTCGCGCCCGACGACCCGCTGGTCACCGAGGAGGTGTTCGGACCCGTCGCCCCCGTGCTGACGTTCGACGACGAGGCGGACGCCGTTCGTCAGGCGAACGCGACGCCGTACGGGCTGGTGGCCTACGCGTTCACGCGGGACGTGGACCGCGTCCTGCGGCTGGCCGAGCACCTCGAGGCGGGCATGGTCGGGATCAACCGCGGCATCGTCTCGGACGCGAGCGCACCGTTCGGCGGCGTGAAGCACTCGGGGCTGGGGCGCGAGGGCGGCGAGGCGGGCCTCGAGGAGTACGTCGAGCGCGTCTACGTCGCGCTCTGA